One genomic region from Thermoflexus sp. encodes:
- the eno gene encoding phosphopyruvate hydratase, producing the protein MRRALDFPTRIEMVRAREILDSRGNPTVEVEVHLADGTVGLAAVPSGASTGAHEAWELRDEDPDRYLGRGVLRAVENVNSRIAEEIVGWDALDQVGIDEALISLDGTENKRELGANAILGVSLAVAVAAARSLGLPLYRYLGGVEARVLPVPMMNILNGGKHADDSADLQEFLILPVGAPSFSEALRWGAEVYHHLKKVLKKRGYSTNVGDEGGFAPNLRSNQEAVELILEAIQAAGYAPGDQIALGLDAAASEFYQDGVYVLRKEGRTLRAAELVELYARWVEEYPIVSIEDGMAEDDWEGWRHLSERLGDRIQLVGDDLLVTNVNRIRRAIAERACNALLCKVNQIGTLTEAIRAARLAQRAGWGVIISHRSGETEDTFIADLAVALNAGQIKTGAPCRSDRVAKYNRLLRIEEELGESAQYAGRSAFPGWASRMEG; encoded by the coding sequence ATGAGGCGCGCGCTGGATTTCCCCACGCGGATCGAGATGGTGCGGGCGCGGGAGATCCTGGATTCCCGTGGCAACCCGACGGTGGAGGTGGAAGTGCATCTGGCCGATGGGACCGTTGGCCTGGCGGCGGTGCCCTCCGGGGCGAGCACCGGCGCCCATGAGGCCTGGGAGCTCCGGGATGAGGACCCCGACCGCTATCTGGGCAGGGGGGTCCTCCGGGCCGTTGAGAACGTCAACAGCCGGATCGCCGAGGAGATCGTGGGGTGGGATGCCCTGGATCAGGTCGGGATCGATGAGGCGCTGATCAGCCTGGATGGCACCGAGAACAAGCGGGAGCTGGGGGCCAACGCCATCCTGGGCGTCAGCCTGGCGGTGGCCGTGGCCGCCGCCCGCTCCTTAGGCCTTCCCCTCTATCGCTACCTGGGGGGCGTGGAGGCGCGGGTGCTCCCCGTGCCGATGATGAACATCCTCAACGGCGGCAAGCACGCCGATGACTCGGCGGATCTCCAGGAGTTCCTCATCCTCCCGGTGGGCGCCCCTTCGTTCTCGGAAGCCCTGCGCTGGGGAGCGGAGGTTTATCATCATCTGAAGAAGGTTCTCAAGAAGCGGGGTTACAGCACCAACGTGGGGGATGAGGGCGGCTTCGCGCCCAACCTGCGGTCCAACCAGGAGGCGGTTGAGCTGATCCTCGAGGCCATCCAGGCGGCCGGGTATGCGCCGGGCGATCAGATCGCCCTGGGGCTGGACGCGGCGGCCAGCGAGTTCTATCAGGACGGCGTTTATGTCCTTCGTAAAGAGGGGCGGACGCTGCGGGCTGCGGAGCTGGTCGAGCTGTATGCCCGCTGGGTTGAGGAGTATCCCATCGTTTCCATTGAGGATGGGATGGCGGAGGATGATTGGGAGGGGTGGCGGCATCTTTCGGAGCGCCTGGGGGATCGGATCCAGCTGGTGGGGGATGATCTCCTGGTGACCAATGTGAACCGTATCCGCCGCGCCATCGCCGAGCGGGCGTGCAATGCCCTGCTGTGCAAGGTGAATCAGATCGGCACCCTCACCGAGGCCATCCGGGCGGCGCGGCTGGCCCAGCGGGCGGGCTGGGGGGTGATCATCTCCCATCGCAGCGGGGAAACGGAAGACACCTTCATCGCGGATCTGGCGGTGGCGCTGAACGCCGGACAGATCAAGACCGGAGCGCCATGCCGGAGCGATCGGGTCGCCAAATACAACCGGCTGTTGCGCATTGAGGAGGAGCTGGGGGAAAGCGCGCAGTATGCCGGCCGCTCCGCCTTCCCCGGCTGGGCTTCCCGGATGGAGGGATGA
- the arcC gene encoding carbamate kinase: MRLQPGLAVVAVGGNSLIKGPDRMTVPDQYEAARETMVHIAEMIAQGWRVVITHGNGPQVGFILRRSELALHELHPVPLDAADADTQGAIGYMFQKALYNEFRRRGLNRLAVTVVTQVLVDRNDPAFQNPTKPIGSWMDEATARRRAAEQGWVVREDAGRGWRRVVPSPRPRRIIELPAIRALLEDGFVVIAVGGGGIPVVEDEEGNLVGVEAVIDKDLASALLAIEIGADLFLISTAVEKVALHYGKPAQRWLDRLTVSEARRYLAEGHFPSGSMGPKIEAILQYLEHGGKAALITDPPHIPAALRGETGTWFVQDE, translated from the coding sequence ATGCGTCTGCAACCCGGACTGGCGGTCGTGGCCGTCGGCGGCAACTCTCTGATCAAAGGGCCAGATCGGATGACTGTTCCCGATCAATACGAAGCCGCCCGCGAGACCATGGTCCACATCGCGGAGATGATCGCCCAGGGCTGGCGGGTGGTCATCACCCACGGAAACGGCCCTCAGGTGGGCTTCATCCTCCGGCGCAGCGAGCTCGCCCTTCACGAGCTCCACCCGGTTCCCCTGGACGCTGCGGATGCGGACACGCAGGGGGCGATCGGATACATGTTCCAGAAGGCCCTTTACAACGAATTCCGGCGCCGGGGGCTGAACCGGCTGGCGGTGACGGTGGTCACTCAGGTGCTCGTGGATCGGAACGATCCCGCCTTCCAGAATCCCACCAAGCCCATCGGCTCCTGGATGGATGAGGCGACGGCTCGACGGCGGGCTGCGGAACAGGGATGGGTGGTTCGGGAGGACGCCGGCCGGGGATGGCGGCGGGTGGTTCCCTCCCCGCGCCCCCGGCGGATCATCGAGCTGCCGGCGATTCGGGCTCTGCTGGAAGACGGCTTCGTCGTGATCGCAGTGGGCGGCGGGGGGATTCCGGTCGTGGAGGATGAAGAGGGGAACCTGGTGGGTGTCGAGGCGGTCATCGACAAGGATCTGGCCAGCGCGCTGCTGGCCATCGAGATCGGGGCGGATCTCTTCCTGATCTCGACGGCGGTGGAGAAGGTGGCGCTGCACTATGGGAAGCCGGCACAGCGCTGGCTGGATCGGCTCACGGTCTCCGAGGCCCGCCGTTATCTGGCGGAAGGCCATTTCCCCTCGGGCTCCATGGGGCCCAAGATCGAAGCGATCCTCCAGTATCTGGAACACGGGGGGAAGGCCGCGCTGATCACCGATCCACCCCATATCCCAGCGGCCCTGCGCGGCGAGACCGGCACATGGTTTGTCCAGGATGAGTGA
- the mntA gene encoding type VII toxin-antitoxin system MntA family adenylyltransferase antitoxin has protein sequence MRSLRSPDPPELPSALRSRLKELQDLLSAHGIEFALLFGSFSRGVERPWSDIDIGIYPSTSLSPLELGELIALLEQALGRDVDLIPLDAALEHNPALAYQAIAGGILLFCRDPQRFVEFKRQAIMRYLDTAYLRAIVEQAFRERLPARPLRERPEDA, from the coding sequence GTGCGATCCCTTCGATCTCCGGATCCGCCCGAACTCCCATCGGCGCTGCGCTCCAGGCTCAAAGAGCTCCAGGATCTTCTATCGGCCCATGGGATTGAATTCGCCCTGCTTTTTGGATCCTTCTCCCGGGGGGTCGAACGGCCATGGAGCGACATCGACATCGGAATTTACCCCTCCACCTCCCTCTCACCGCTGGAGCTCGGAGAGCTGATCGCGTTGCTGGAGCAGGCCCTCGGGCGGGATGTGGATCTGATCCCCCTGGACGCCGCGCTGGAGCATAACCCGGCCCTGGCTTATCAGGCGATCGCCGGGGGCATCCTGCTCTTCTGCAGGGATCCCCAGCGGTTCGTTGAATTCAAGCGCCAGGCCATCATGCGCTATCTGGACACCGCATACCTGCGGGCGATCGTGGAGCAGGCGTTCCGGGAACGCCTGCCGGCCCGCCCGCTCCGGGAGAGGCCGGAAGATGCGTGA
- a CDS encoding ornithine carbamoyltransferase, with product MQTHLRGRDVISDLDLSVEEVQTVLEVAFDLKMKQAMGIPHRYLEGKTMAMLFFYSSTRTRASFEAGLAQLGGHPAFIESKTTQIAHGDTAKEIGEIYGRYFDAIAIRHVDWGVGNRYITEVARYSRAPVLNMQCDIYHPFQILADLMTLVEKKGRDLRGRKIAVTWAYAASYQKPLSVPQSLILQLTRFGMHVVLAHPPEFQLMPDIVEQARENARRFGGAFEITDRMDEAFRDADAVYPKSWGCWLTTTDPEESARIARKYQDWIADERRMQLARPDAIYMHCLPADRGLEVTDAVIDGPQSVVYDQAENRLHVQKAVMALVMR from the coding sequence ATGCAAACCCATCTGCGTGGCCGTGATGTCATCAGCGACCTGGATCTCTCGGTGGAGGAGGTCCAGACGGTGCTGGAGGTGGCCTTCGATCTGAAGATGAAGCAGGCCATGGGGATCCCCCATCGCTATCTGGAGGGGAAGACCATGGCCATGCTGTTCTTCTACAGCAGCACCCGCACCCGCGCTTCCTTCGAGGCCGGCCTGGCCCAGCTCGGCGGGCATCCCGCCTTCATCGAATCCAAGACCACCCAGATCGCCCATGGGGATACCGCCAAGGAGATCGGGGAGATCTACGGCCGTTACTTCGACGCCATCGCCATCCGCCACGTGGACTGGGGGGTGGGGAACCGTTACATCACGGAGGTCGCTCGCTACAGCCGTGCCCCCGTCCTGAACATGCAGTGCGACATCTACCATCCCTTCCAGATCCTCGCCGACCTCATGACCCTGGTGGAGAAGAAAGGGCGGGATCTGCGGGGCCGGAAGATCGCCGTCACATGGGCCTACGCCGCCAGCTACCAGAAGCCCCTCTCGGTCCCGCAGTCCCTGATCCTGCAGCTCACCCGCTTCGGGATGCACGTGGTGCTGGCCCACCCCCCCGAGTTCCAGCTGATGCCCGACATCGTGGAGCAGGCCCGGGAGAACGCCCGACGCTTCGGCGGGGCCTTCGAAATCACCGACCGCATGGATGAAGCTTTCCGGGACGCCGATGCGGTCTACCCCAAGAGCTGGGGATGCTGGCTGACTACCACCGATCCGGAGGAAAGCGCCCGCATCGCCCGCAAGTATCAGGACTGGATCGCCGACGAACGACGGATGCAGCTGGCCCGCCCGGATGCCATCTATATGCACTGCCTGCCTGCGGACCGCGGCCTGGAGGTCACCGATGCGGTGATCGACGGCCCCCAGTCCGTGGTCTACGATCAGGCGGAGAACCGCCTGCATGTTCAGAAAGCCGTGATGGCCCTGGTCATGCGCTGA
- a CDS encoding YgeY family selenium metabolism-linked hydrolase, whose translation MSAETVSRIRQAMEARREEILRFFFDIVAIPSYDAQLRAVGERVAEEMARLGFEEIGFDVMGNIRGRIGHGPRVLVYDSHLDTVGIGDPEQWAWDPFRGRLEGDRFYARGSCDEKGSTPGMIYGLAIARDLGLLEGWTVYYFGNMEEWCDGLAPNVFVEVDPKIRPDAVVIGEPTRLRVYRGHRGRVELKVVAKGRSAHAASNWLGDNAIYKMLPVIAAIRDLDPHLKSHDFLGRGTITVTMIESRTPSINAVPDECTIYIDRRLTFGETKEEALAQVEACIPPEHREAIRVEILQYADPSYTGFRYPVEKYFPAWALEESHPLVQAGQAAIEALWGERRPTGKWDFSTNGTYWAGKAGIPSIGFGPGDETYAHRVDEHISLSEVVEATAFYALFPSMLQRHFP comes from the coding sequence ATGAGCGCTGAAACCGTTTCCCGGATCCGCCAGGCGATGGAAGCCCGCCGCGAGGAGATCCTGCGCTTCTTCTTCGATATCGTGGCCATCCCCAGCTATGACGCCCAGCTCCGGGCGGTGGGGGAGCGGGTGGCGGAGGAGATGGCCCGCCTGGGCTTCGAGGAGATCGGCTTCGACGTGATGGGCAACATCCGGGGGCGCATCGGCCACGGCCCCCGCGTGCTGGTGTATGACAGCCATCTCGACACCGTCGGGATCGGGGATCCGGAACAGTGGGCCTGGGATCCGTTCCGGGGCCGCCTCGAGGGGGATCGCTTCTATGCCCGGGGATCGTGCGATGAGAAAGGATCCACTCCCGGGATGATCTACGGCCTGGCCATCGCCCGGGACCTGGGGCTGCTGGAGGGCTGGACGGTTTATTACTTCGGGAATATGGAGGAATGGTGCGACGGGCTGGCCCCCAATGTCTTCGTCGAGGTCGATCCGAAGATCCGGCCCGACGCGGTGGTCATCGGGGAGCCCACGCGCCTGCGGGTCTATCGGGGCCACCGGGGGCGGGTGGAGCTGAAGGTGGTGGCCAAGGGGCGCAGCGCCCACGCCGCCTCCAACTGGCTGGGGGATAACGCGATCTACAAGATGCTGCCGGTGATCGCTGCGATCCGCGATCTGGATCCCCATCTGAAATCCCATGACTTCCTGGGGCGGGGCACCATCACGGTCACCATGATCGAAAGCCGCACCCCGTCGATCAACGCCGTCCCGGATGAGTGCACCATCTATATCGATCGCCGGCTGACGTTTGGGGAAACCAAAGAGGAAGCGCTGGCCCAGGTCGAGGCGTGCATCCCCCCCGAGCACCGGGAGGCGATCCGGGTGGAGATCCTGCAGTATGCGGATCCCAGCTACACCGGCTTCCGGTATCCGGTGGAGAAATACTTCCCGGCCTGGGCGCTGGAGGAATCCCATCCTCTGGTCCAGGCGGGTCAGGCGGCTATCGAGGCCCTCTGGGGGGAGCGGCGTCCCACCGGGAAATGGGATTTCTCCACCAACGGCACCTACTGGGCCGGGAAAGCCGGCATCCCCAGCATCGGCTTCGGGCCGGGGGATGAAACGTATGCCCATCGGGTGGACGAGCATATCTCCCTGAGCGAGGTGGTGGAGGCCACGGCGTTCTATGCGCTGTTCCCTTCCATGCTCCAGCGCCATTTTCCTTAA
- a CDS encoding type II toxin-antitoxin system VapC family toxin: MKRTQVQLEEELYELLRQEAFERGVSISELVRSILRQHRMAGGEPQGSLGFVGMGESEQGSLAPVSERHDEALEEVILLDTSAIYAPADRGDPNHRGAVERLRQLEAQGHTLFVHSYILAESTALLQRRLGLAVALRFLEDARAFRIHWVISRDHEEAVRLLTTRGKPTLSLVDCVSFVRMKRYGIITAFAFDEDFEREGFQLLK, translated from the coding sequence ATGAAGCGGACCCAGGTGCAGCTGGAAGAGGAGCTTTACGAACTGCTGCGGCAGGAGGCCTTTGAACGGGGGGTGTCCATCTCGGAGCTGGTGCGCTCCATTCTCCGCCAGCACCGGATGGCGGGCGGGGAGCCCCAGGGCTCGTTGGGTTTTGTCGGAATGGGGGAGAGCGAGCAGGGTTCCCTCGCGCCGGTTTCCGAACGGCACGATGAGGCGCTGGAGGAGGTGATTTTACTGGACACTTCCGCGATTTATGCCCCGGCCGACCGGGGCGATCCGAATCACCGCGGTGCGGTGGAACGATTGCGTCAGTTGGAGGCCCAGGGCCATACCCTGTTTGTGCACAGTTACATCCTGGCGGAGTCGACCGCGTTGTTGCAGCGGCGATTGGGCCTGGCGGTCGCCTTACGCTTTCTGGAGGATGCTCGGGCCTTCCGCATCCACTGGGTGATCAGCCGGGATCACGAAGAGGCCGTTCGCCTGCTGACGACCCGGGGAAAGCCTACGCTCAGCCTGGTGGATTGTGTAAGCTTTGTCCGGATGAAGAGATATGGGATCATCACCGCCTTCGCCTTCGATGAAGACTTCGAGCGGGAGGGATTTCAGCTTCTGAAATGA